Part of the Methanobrevibacter arboriphilus JCM 13429 = DSM 1125 genome is shown below.
CATTTTTTCCCAACAAGAACTTGAAGCCAAATATGTCCTAACCACCCACTTTTTCTAAAATCACATCTACTATGAATATATCGTGTAGGTAAGCCAATTGATCTAGAAAGTGCTGCATAAGCATGAGACATGTCAACACAATTTCCTTTTTTCAATTTGATAGTTTTTTTACCACCATACTTAGTATTATAATAATAAGAATATTCTATATTATTTATAGTCCAGTTAAAAATAGCTTCTGCTTTTTTATACTTAGATTTAATACCTTTTGTAATTTTTTTTGCAAGATTTTTAATATAAGAATTTTTACTTGGAGTCCATGAAGTAGACATTAAGTATTTAGATAAGCTAGTCTTTTTATACTTATTATATAATTTTAAAGTTTTTCCATTATTATTAATAGCATCTAACTTATCAACATTAATATAAGCAGTTTTAGGAAGAGTATTTTTTTTGGTTTTTGATAAAATTTTACTAAACATGAAAATAAGAGTTTCATATTTAATTTTTTTCTTGGATAATAGTTTATAATAGCTTGGAACTTTATTATGATTATCAACGTAATTTACAATGTATTTAGCTATTTTATAATAAGAATTTGTCTTATATTTATATTTGATAGTATTTCCTTTAATATTTTTATTGCTTTTTATCCCATACTTAATTTTAATGTCAGAATTATCATTTTTATACTTATAAATAACAGTTTTGGACATTAAATATAAAAAACTCTTTGAAGAGAGATTTTTATCATTCACCATTACATTTTTAGGGATGATCTTATAAGTATCGATATAATTATAAAGAGTTTTAGAGCTTTTAACTATATTATCTTGAGAAACTGAATTATTAAC
Proteins encoded:
- a CDS encoding transglutaminase-like domain-containing protein; protein product: VIVFLLIFTLFNIVESVNGEVISGNEGVNGTNITNNNKIVNNSVSQDNIVKSSKTLYNYIDTYKIIPKNVMVNDKNLSSKSFLYLMSKTVIYKYKNDNSDIKIKYGIKSNKNIKGNTIKYKYKTNSYYKIAKYIVNYVDNHNKVPSYYKLLSKKKIKYETLIFMFSKILSKTKKNTLPKTAYINVDKLDAINNNGKTLKLYNKYKKTSLSKYLMSTSWTPSKNSYIKNLAKKITKGIKSKYKKAEAIFNWTINNIEYSYYYNTKYGGKKTIKLKKGNCVDMSHAYAALSRSIGLPTRYIHSRCDFRKSGWLGHIWLQVLVGKKWIPVDISGENNRFGGVVNWNQNTYHRIAIYSETPW